Proteins encoded in a region of the Halioglobus maricola genome:
- a CDS encoding arylsulfatase: MPRVLNQLVTAGALLLVAATGAFAQDKPNILIIWGDDIGDYNISAYNMGRMGYRTPNIDRIAADGIIFTDSYGDQSCTAGRAGFITGQHPMRTGLTKVGLPGAAEGLSEKDPTIAALLKPMGYATGQFGKNHLGDRDEHLPTNHGFDEFFGNLYHLNAEEEPEHPDYPKDPEFKKRFGPRGVIHSYADGRVEDTGPLTRKRMETADEEFLAEALKFIDKSHKSGKPFFVWFNSTRMHVFTRLKPESQGVTGQGLYADGMAEHDGHVGQLLNKLDELGIADNTIVMYSTDNGAELALWPDGGYTAYHGEKNSSWEGGYRVPMMVRWPARIEAGQVSNDIIAMMDWMPTLLAAAGEDNIVADLKKGKRVGGRSYKVHLDGYNFLPYFTGEEEKGPRNDYVYSSDTGDIVAFRDGDYKLLFREQREHGIWVWTNPYSELRAPLIFNLRMDPFERMQKEGAGYPQWWAEHMFLMAPAMYKVAQFKATFEKFPQRQKPGSFVP; this comes from the coding sequence ATGCCCCGTGTGTTGAATCAGTTAGTGACCGCCGGAGCCCTGCTGTTAGTAGCGGCGACTGGCGCTTTCGCCCAGGACAAGCCCAATATCCTGATTATCTGGGGAGACGATATTGGCGATTACAATATCAGCGCCTACAACATGGGGCGAATGGGTTACCGCACGCCCAATATTGACCGCATTGCAGCCGACGGGATTATTTTTACCGATTCCTACGGTGACCAGAGCTGCACCGCGGGTCGCGCTGGTTTTATCACCGGCCAGCACCCCATGCGCACCGGCCTGACCAAGGTAGGTTTGCCGGGTGCTGCGGAAGGCCTCTCTGAAAAAGACCCCACCATTGCTGCGCTGCTTAAGCCGATGGGTTACGCAACAGGCCAATTTGGCAAAAATCATCTGGGCGATCGAGATGAGCACCTCCCGACTAACCACGGTTTTGATGAATTTTTCGGCAACCTCTACCACTTGAATGCGGAGGAGGAGCCCGAGCACCCGGATTACCCCAAAGATCCTGAATTCAAGAAGCGTTTCGGCCCCCGTGGCGTCATTCACAGTTACGCGGATGGCCGGGTGGAAGATACGGGCCCGCTGACCCGCAAGCGCATGGAAACCGCCGATGAGGAATTCCTTGCCGAGGCGCTGAAGTTTATCGACAAGTCCCACAAGAGCGGCAAGCCGTTTTTCGTCTGGTTTAACTCTACCCGCATGCATGTATTCACCCGGCTCAAGCCTGAGTCGCAGGGCGTGACAGGCCAGGGCCTCTACGCCGATGGTATGGCGGAGCACGACGGCCATGTGGGGCAGTTGCTGAACAAGCTGGATGAGCTGGGTATTGCCGACAACACTATCGTTATGTATTCCACGGACAATGGCGCGGAACTGGCCCTGTGGCCTGATGGCGGCTACACCGCCTATCACGGCGAGAAGAATTCCAGCTGGGAAGGTGGCTATCGCGTACCAATGATGGTGCGTTGGCCAGCCAGGATTGAGGCCGGCCAGGTGTCCAATGACATCATCGCGATGATGGATTGGATGCCAACGCTGCTGGCGGCTGCTGGCGAGGACAATATTGTCGCTGACTTGAAAAAGGGTAAGCGTGTAGGTGGCAGGTCCTACAAAGTGCACCTGGATGGATACAATTTCCTTCCCTATTTCACTGGTGAGGAGGAGAAAGGGCCGCGCAACGATTATGTTTACAGCTCCGATACGGGTGACATCGTTGCTTTCCGTGATGGCGATTACAAGCTTCTGTTCCGGGAGCAGCGCGAGCACGGTATCTGGGTGTGGACTAATCCCTACTCGGAGTTGCGTGCACCCCTGATCTTCAACTTGCGAATGGACCCTTTCGAGCGCATGCAGAAGGAGGGCGCCGGCTACCCGCAATGGTGGGCTGAGCATATGTTCCTGATGGCGCCCGCCATGTATAAAGTGGCGCAATTCAAGGCGACTTTCGAGAAATTCCCCCAGCGGCAGAAGCCCGGGTCATTCGTTCCCTGA
- the ssb gene encoding single-stranded DNA-binding protein, whose protein sequence is MASRGVNKVIIVGNLGNDPETRFFPDGGAVTNASIATSETWKDRQTGEQKERTEWHRVVFRDRGNYRLGQIAGEYLKKGSKVYVEGALQTRKWQDQSGQDRYTTEIVVNEMQMLDPRGAGGGQAGGQAGGYGGGDGGFSQAPPAQGGAAPAAAPRSAPAQGAPAAQPAPQDFGEFDDDIPF, encoded by the coding sequence ATGGCTTCACGCGGAGTGAACAAAGTGATCATTGTCGGCAATCTGGGCAACGATCCTGAAACCCGATTTTTCCCCGACGGCGGTGCCGTTACCAATGCCAGTATTGCCACCAGCGAGACCTGGAAGGATCGCCAGACCGGTGAGCAGAAAGAAAGAACTGAGTGGCACAGGGTGGTTTTCCGCGACCGCGGCAATTACCGTCTGGGCCAGATTGCCGGCGAATACCTGAAGAAGGGTTCCAAGGTCTATGTGGAAGGCGCTCTGCAAACCCGGAAGTGGCAGGACCAGTCCGGTCAGGACCGCTATACCACTGAGATTGTGGTTAATGAGATGCAAATGCTCGACCCACGCGGCGCCGGTGGTGGCCAGGCGGGTGGGCAGGCAGGCGGCTATGGTGGTGGCGATGGCGGTTTCAGTCAGGCACCGCCCGCACAGGGCGGCGCTGCACCAGCTGCGGCGCCTCGCAGCGCGCCCGCGCAAGGTGCACCGGCAGCACAGCCTGCCCCTCAGGATTTCGGCGAGTTCGACGACGATATCCCGTTCTGA
- a CDS encoding MFS transporter, whose product MQSLVAGCYDYRLVYGYSFMITEHPMTSQERRAVGSLALLYCFRMLGLFMVLPLLALYADDLAGVSPTAIGLALGIYGLSQAVLQIPLGWLSDRVGRKPVIVGGLLVFALGSVVAASADSIYGIIAGRALQGAGAIASTVMALVADLTRDEQRTKAMAMVGMSIGMSFAVALILGPAIATAGGLAAVFWFTAGLSLVGILIVLLLVPNPQRGQRHDDVGLRSDLVWRSLGNADLLRLNFGVFCLHFILMACFLVLPQYLRDVAGLDRDSHWQVYLPALLLSIIGMVPLMILAERKGKLREVFLLAITLVLGALVMMGSASAPVLLYLGLWIFFIGFNYLEATLPSLVSKAVFAGGKGTALGVFSTCQFLGAFAGGALGGALLEYGGTQALFAICLGLGVLWWLFSLPGFARANQVTAQAGD is encoded by the coding sequence ATGCAAAGTCTAGTTGCGGGCTGTTATGATTACCGTCTTGTTTACGGCTACTCATTCATGATTACAGAACACCCCATGACATCCCAGGAACGGCGTGCAGTCGGCTCCCTGGCACTGCTTTACTGTTTCCGCATGCTCGGCCTGTTTATGGTCCTGCCGCTGTTGGCGCTGTATGCAGACGATTTGGCGGGGGTGAGCCCAACCGCCATTGGCCTGGCCCTGGGTATTTATGGCCTGAGCCAGGCGGTGCTGCAGATTCCTCTGGGTTGGTTGTCTGATCGTGTTGGTCGCAAGCCCGTTATTGTCGGGGGTTTGTTGGTATTCGCCCTGGGCAGTGTGGTGGCAGCCTCCGCTGACAGCATTTACGGCATTATCGCCGGGCGCGCCCTGCAGGGCGCCGGCGCAATCGCCAGTACGGTGATGGCGCTGGTAGCCGACCTTACCCGGGATGAACAGCGCACCAAAGCCATGGCGATGGTGGGCATGAGCATTGGTATGTCGTTCGCAGTCGCCCTGATTCTCGGGCCAGCAATCGCCACCGCCGGGGGGCTCGCCGCGGTGTTCTGGTTTACTGCTGGGCTCTCGCTGGTTGGCATCTTGATTGTGCTCCTGCTGGTGCCTAACCCGCAGCGGGGTCAGCGACACGATGATGTGGGCTTGCGCAGTGATCTGGTGTGGCGCAGCCTGGGCAATGCCGATTTATTGCGTTTGAACTTCGGTGTGTTCTGCCTGCACTTTATTCTCATGGCGTGTTTCCTGGTACTTCCGCAGTACCTGCGAGACGTTGCGGGCCTTGATCGCGACAGCCACTGGCAGGTGTATTTGCCGGCGCTGCTCCTTTCCATTATCGGGATGGTGCCGCTGATGATTCTGGCCGAGCGCAAGGGTAAGCTGCGGGAAGTGTTCCTGCTCGCCATCACCCTGGTGCTGGGAGCACTGGTGATGATGGGTAGCGCTAGCGCACCCGTTCTGTTGTATCTGGGGTTGTGGATATTCTTCATTGGCTTCAACTATCTCGAAGCGACCTTGCCGTCGCTGGTGAGCAAGGCCGTTTTTGCTGGTGGCAAGGGCACCGCGCTTGGGGTGTTTTCAACCTGTCAGTTCCTCGGCGCATTCGCCGGAGGCGCGCTGGGCGGGGCGCTGCTGGAATACGGTGGGACACAGGCGCTTTTCGCTATTTGCCTGGGCCTTGGAGTGCTGTGGTGGTTGTTCTCGTTGCCGGGCTTTGCCCGCGCCAACCAAGTGACGGCACAGGCCGGGGATTGA